CTTTCATAAAAAACGGCAAATGAGTTTATCTTATATTCACTCGATTGCTGATAAGTATTACAAATGTATTCCACTTCCGGTTTTGGATGTTTGGTTCTGCCTCTACCTAAAGAATATGTAATATACGGGGGATTGCCGATCACAACATCAAAGCCGCCTTCGTTGACCATTATCTGTTTAAATTCCTCGCTCCAGTTGAAGGGTTTGACTTTGTAGTAGTCTTTGCCAAAGTATTTCATCAATTCAAAGGCATCACCGGAGACCAACGAATTTCCACATTTAATATTTTTATCCAGCATCGGCAGTAAATTCCGACCGGGTAAAATGCCGAATTCTCCTTCAAGCATTTTTAACATAAGGGAGAGTTTGGTGACCTCTACTGCCTGTTCGTCTATATCCACGCCAAAGATATGTTCTTGCAGAATTTTTGCCTTTTCTTCTATTGTGAGGGCTGGCTCTGATTCGTCTATCAATCCCCCTTTATCCCCCTTTAATAAAGGGGGATGCGAAGACCTGGATTGGTTTTTTTTCTGGTTTTTATACCAGTTCAGCATTTCTTCGTAGGCGCGGATTAAGAAACTGCCAGAACCACAGGCGGGGTCAAGAATGCGCAGTTTTTTGATTTTAGAAGGTGGTAGTTCTGAGAGCATTTTGCCCACGGTATGTTTCACGATATAATCCACAATATATTCCGGTGTATAATAAACACCACCTGCTTTACGCACATCGGGTTTTAGTTCATATTTCACCTGATGTTCGGTTAGTCTGATTGTATAACCGAGATATTGTTCATAAATATTACCCAGGATTTCAAGGGGAATGACATCAAATTGATATGGGTCGTAAGTTTCCAAGATAATATCACGCATAACCCTGAAATCAATGAGCAAATTATTTTCCCATTCCTGAGGTCTGAATAAATCACTATCAAAAATTATATGATAATGTTTGAATTCTTCGCGGAGAAAGACCATTGTATTGGTTCCCACAGATTCTGTCCTTCCCTCAAAGACTTCTTTCAAGGGTGGTCGGTGCACAAATTTTCTGTCTTCGCAAAAGCGCATAAAGATAATACGGTCTAATATCCGCTGGGTTATTTCTTTAAGATAATTAGCATCTTTTTCAGAGTCGCCAGAATGAAATAAATTTCGGTTATTTTTGTAAATATCCTTTGCCAGCATCTCTCGCCATCTCTTTAAATCATCAAGGATTGCTTTATCAACCGGAACGCGCTCTTTAGGCTTAAGCACCAATAATTTATCAAGTTCACCCTTAAGGACAGATTCACGGGACAAAAGCCATATCTTATCAAACTCTTGTAAGTATTGTTCCCATTGCAGGTCAATTTTCAAACCCTTCTTTGGATTTCTTATATCGGGTTTTATCGTTACATCAAAGAGTTTAAATCCTTCAAAATCCGTGAGTAATACAAATGGCACGCCCTTGCGATTATATCCATACCTGACTGCCTGTTCAATATGTTTATTCAAATCCGCCTTTGGAGGTTTTGCCTCAACAAAGACTTTAATTTGTCCTTCTATCTTTAAACCATAATCAACCCTGCCACGGGAGATTTTCTCTTCAGGACTAACTTCATCTCGGTTATGAATATCCCAACCTAATACATCCTTTAATAATGGTTGGATAAATGCAATCTTGGTTGCTTCTTCGTTGTACTCTTTTATTTTACCGGCTTCCAATTCCTTTTTGAATCTTTCTATAAGTTTTATCAAGTTGTTTTTTGCCTGTTCTTTTGATAATTTCATTTTACCTTCATAAATTGTATACAGCAATAAAAAAAAGTCAAGGGGATGATTGTTGAAATGTCGCGCAAGTTCGACCACTACATTTTACTATTGAACAGTAGATTCGCGATGAGCGATATAGAAAGGGCCAAAAGATCTTTTTCTTATAAAGCACCCTCTCCACTTTTATTCAAACTATTTTTAGTCTTTAAACTGCCTATTGATTAATACAAAAACCACACATTAATTATGATGCTCAAAAAATATGCGCAGTCCTTACCCTTTCATTTTTGATAAAAAAGAATTTCCCCTCACCCTTGTTTTCTCCCCGCTTTGCGGGGAGAGGGAATAGGTGAGGGGTTTACTCGGCATTTAAATATCTACAGACCAAGGTCTGCCAATACAAGTCTTACGAAATTTCTAATAGTTTTATTGAGTCTAAGAAAATATTAAAACTCACAGATTTGAAGGTTGCTCTTTATTAAATGATAAAAGGCTTACGCCTTAATTCCTGTTGGGGAAAATTTTTGTGGGCTATTTCAAAAATTACAATTTGAACCGCAGCCTAATTTTTTGACTTTTTTGTAGTTCTTTTTTATTGCATTCCTTGTATCAATGATTAATCGTGAATATTTCAGAATGCGTTCATAGTCATATATTGAATGGTCAGTAAGAATAACGACTGCATCATAATACTCCAATTTCTTATAATTTAAATTTACTGATCTGATTTTTTTGCCATTCAGTTCAAAATAAGGCACATGCGGGTCATTATATTCTAATTTTGCTACTCTATCTTTTATTATCTGATATACCCTTATTGCTGGTGAATCGCGCAAATCTGAAATGTCTTTTTTAAATGCCATTCCCAAAAGGAGGACCCTTGCCTTTGCAGGACAAACACCTGATTTGCTCAATTCTTCAATTGTCTTGTTTACTACAAAATATGGCATCTCTTCATTTACCCTTGCCGAGAGTTCAATAAATACCGTATGAAAATCGTATTCCCTTGCCTTATAAGAGAGATAATAAGGGTCAACGGGAATACAATGTCCACCAACACCCGGTCCGGGATAAAATGGCATAAATCCAAATGGCTTTGTCTTCGCCGCTTCAATCACTTCCCAGATGTTGATATTTCCCATTCGTTCACACAATTGGGCAAATTCATTCACGAGTGCAATATTAACATTTCTAAAGGTATTCTCAAGTAGTTTGGTCATTTCCGCGGTCCGTGCCGAAGACACAGGTATGACTTGATTAACGAACTGTTTATAAAATAGGGTTGCCAATTCTGTGCATTTTTTCGTAACTCCACCCACGACCGTCGGTGTATTGGCAACGCCAAATCTTTTATTCCCCGGGTCTATTCGCTCTGGACAAAATGCAAGATAAAAATCTTTACCAACCTTCAAACCACTCTTTTCAAGTATGGGTAAAACAATCTTTTCTGTTGTCTCTGGAAAGGTTGTGCTTTTTAGAATCACAAGCTGATTCTTCCGCAGAATCTTTGAGATATTTTCCGAACTGTTTATTATCGGTTCCAAATCAGGTTCTTTATTTACATTCACCGGTGTTGGCACACAGATAATTATTATATCTGCACCTCTAAGTTTCTTGTAATCAGTCGTTGCCCATAATTTTTTTTGTTTTACAAATCTTGAAAGTTCGCCCTGCGGAACATCGTCAATAAAGGAAATGCCTTTATTTATTTTATCTACCCTTTCTTTATCAATATCTACACCGATAACAGTGAAACCCCGATTATTCAATTCAAGGGCAAGGGGCAAGCCTACATAACCAAGTCCGATAATTCCTACCTTTGCTTTTTTTGCAACTATCAATTTTTTTAGCATTTCACTCCCTGAAGTCCATTATACACAAAATCAAAATTGTGTCAAGATTTGTATTTAACCTCAAAAATTAATTATCGTTAATAATCTTTAGCCTTATACTTTTTCCCACCATCCCTATTTGTTCTTCCATTATTATAACAAGCCCGCATATCTCTGAATGCCCATTTGCAAAATTCAGTGCCTTTTCTATATCATCTTTGGTTTTTACCATATTACAAATTGCGGTCGCTGCCGCATCAGCAAAACTACCATTTTTTGATACTACCGTTACCGCATCCGCATTACCAAAACTCAATGAATGACCGACCGTGCCTGAAGAAGTGGCGACTGCAATTCCTTCTGGATGTGCTTCAATTTCAATTCCAATTTTCATTGAAAGAGGCGAATGACCTGCGTATATGGCAAGTGTTACGGGCTCTTTATTTATGATATAAATATCACCACCATTTTCAACAATGACTTCATCTGAATATTGTAGGAGGTTTCTACATACCCTTTCACTAAGCACACCTGCTATTGATGCCATTGGTCCCACACCAAATTTTTTTGAAGCCCTTGCCATTTCTTTTACTATTTCAGGGGCCGAATCAAGAATTTCAATTGGTTTTAATGATGTCAGAAAATTTTTATCTATTTCAATATATGATTCTATCTGTGCACGCAATTCAGAAAGTGTCTTATGTGCCTGAATTGTTAGCTCGCTTTTTGCAAGAATAAATAAATCACTCTCCTTTTGCCTAATTTCAAACCTTACAAAACGTTTATTAAGACAGCAATTACGGTATGACCGTGGTATGTAAAGATTCGTTTTCATTATATCAATTTCAATCTGACAGCATTATAAGGGCATACCTTAAGGCATTCTTCACAACCGATACATTTTTCTGGTTCAAATTCTATTTTCATTTCGGGTGTTTTTATATAGAATGCATGACTCGGACAGATGCTTGAGCATAATCCACACATTACACAATATTCCTTTGACCATATGATATCCCTGGTAAGTGGTTCTGTCTTAACACCGAGCTCTTTTAGGTATTTCAAACTTTTATTTAAATTATCTTCTGTTCCTGTAAGTTCTAATAGCAATAACCCTTCGCCACCATCAATAGCAATTTTTGCCTTTAGAATATTAAACACAATATCGTAGTTTTTCACAAGTTCATAGGTGATAGGTTTTTCAACCAGATTCTCCGGGAAATGTAAAACAACTTTTTTTGAAATTTGCATTTTTTCTCCTTATTTGTATTTTCCTCTGAATGGCTTGAATTTTATCCCTGATTCCCTATTAGGCAATCTCTCAACCGGATTGGTTAAATAAAATCTGCCTGATTTTATCCATATCTTCAAAATCCTGCTTATTTTCCTTGCCATATGATAACTTGAAACTGGAAATGTGGGAACAATTTTATTACCAATCTTAATCTTACCGGTTTTCAGTGATGCATAGTCTATTTCTCCGATTATCTTTCCCGTGAGGTTTGGATAATCATAAGAGTAATCAACAATTGGTGCAATTATGTCGCTATCTGTAACACAGGTGTGCTGTAAAATTTCCTGGCTAAGAATAGGAATAGGAATTCCAATACCCACGCTTAGACTCACACCATAACCGATTATTGATGTTCCCCTGAGATAATCTCGTTTCATTTGTTTCAGGTCTCCAATAACTGCAATTGTTCCCGAACCACTCGTTGGGATACCTTTTTCATTCTTTGGAACTGAAGGGTCATGCTGTGTTCCATGCCAGACTATGTAGCCTATCCCGCCTCCCAAAAATATCCTTGTTCCAATACCAATCGTTAAGTAATCAGGGTCATTCAATAATGGTGATAATTGACCTGCAGAACAGTAATTAGCATTGCCTAAATTTGGTTTTAATATTCCAAGATATGTATGAATTTTCTCTTTACCAAGATTGACAGCAACATTATAGTTCTGGTAGCAATTTCTGGGATTGAAAAGAAACGCATCATTTATTTCTTTTATTGTAAATTCGCCTTTTAATTCTTTTCTCGGATAACAATCTGTTCCATAAGATAGTGCTTTTATCTTTATCTTCTTACCAGTAACTAAGTCCTCAATCAAATGGCCGCCCCCATATTTAAATTTGCCAGGATATTCATTATTTGCCGGGTCATTATCAGGTATCTGGGTTGCACCGATATATAAATCTACTGCCGCAATCCCACAGAATACCTCAACATCATTCAACCATGCCTTGGTTATTCTCATTCTCGGTCTGGTATGCCCGAGATTTATAAATGCACCCGAAGAACACATTGGACCAAAGGTGCCTGTAGTAACAACATCAACCTCTTTTGCAGCTTTTTTTATCCCTTTCTCTTTTACTACATCAATGATCTCTTCGGCAGTAAATACTACTGCCTTTCCCTTTTTTATTTTATCATTTATCTCATCAATGGTTTTTTGCATAATACCCCCTTTATTATAAAAAATTCCAAATCCCAAACCCCAAGCACAAAGTATGCAGTTGCGAAAAGCGATTTGGAGATTCTTTTTCATTCTTCACCGACCAAACCCTCTAACCAAACCTTTTCGCATTTCTAAACCGAGAGACGACCTACAAATCTTTCGGTGCTTCGGATTTAGAATTTATATTTAAGCAGGGGGATGAGTGGGTAAACAAAAAACCTTCCCGAATTCAGGAAGGTCTTATTTTTGAGTTAACAC
The candidate division WOR-3 bacterium genome window above contains:
- a CDS encoding NIL domain-containing protein, which produces MQISKKVVLHFPENLVEKPITYELVKNYDIVFNILKAKIAIDGGEGLLLLELTGTEDNLNKSLKYLKELGVKTEPLTRDIIWSKEYCVMCGLCSSICPSHAFYIKTPEMKIEFEPEKCIGCEECLKVCPYNAVRLKLI
- a CDS encoding UPF0280 family protein, with translation MKTNLYIPRSYRNCCLNKRFVRFEIRQKESDLFILAKSELTIQAHKTLSELRAQIESYIEIDKNFLTSLKPIEILDSAPEIVKEMARASKKFGVGPMASIAGVLSERVCRNLLQYSDEVIVENGGDIYIINKEPVTLAIYAGHSPLSMKIGIEIEAHPEGIAVATSSGTVGHSLSFGNADAVTVVSKNGSFADAAATAICNMVKTKDDIEKALNFANGHSEICGLVIIMEEQIGMVGKSIRLKIINDN
- a CDS encoding homocysteine biosynthesis protein yields the protein MQKTIDEINDKIKKGKAVVFTAEEIIDVVKEKGIKKAAKEVDVVTTGTFGPMCSSGAFINLGHTRPRMRITKAWLNDVEVFCGIAAVDLYIGATQIPDNDPANNEYPGKFKYGGGHLIEDLVTGKKIKIKALSYGTDCYPRKELKGEFTIKEINDAFLFNPRNCYQNYNVAVNLGKEKIHTYLGILKPNLGNANYCSAGQLSPLLNDPDYLTIGIGTRIFLGGGIGYIVWHGTQHDPSVPKNEKGIPTSGSGTIAVIGDLKQMKRDYLRGTSIIGYGVSLSVGIGIPIPILSQEILQHTCVTDSDIIAPIVDYSYDYPNLTGKIIGEIDYASLKTGKIKIGNKIVPTFPVSSYHMARKISRILKIWIKSGRFYLTNPVERLPNRESGIKFKPFRGKYK
- a CDS encoding TaqI-like C-terminal specificity domain-containing protein, whose protein sequence is MKLSKEQAKNNLIKLIERFKKELEAGKIKEYNEEATKIAFIQPLLKDVLGWDIHNRDEVSPEEKISRGRVDYGLKIEGQIKVFVEAKPPKADLNKHIEQAVRYGYNRKGVPFVLLTDFEGFKLFDVTIKPDIRNPKKGLKIDLQWEQYLQEFDKIWLLSRESVLKGELDKLLVLKPKERVPVDKAILDDLKRWREMLAKDIYKNNRNLFHSGDSEKDANYLKEITQRILDRIIFMRFCEDRKFVHRPPLKEVFEGRTESVGTNTMVFLREEFKHYHIIFDSDLFRPQEWENNLLIDFRVMRDIILETYDPYQFDVIPLEILGNIYEQYLGYTIRLTEHQVKYELKPDVRKAGGVYYTPEYIVDYIVKHTVGKMLSELPPSKIKKLRILDPACGSGSFLIRAYEEMLNWYKNQKKNQSRSSHPPLLKGDKGGLIDESEPALTIEEKAKILQEHIFGVDIDEQAVEVTKLSLMLKMLEGEFGILPGRNLLPMLDKNIKCGNSLVSGDAFELMKYFGKDYYKVKPFNWSEEFKQIMVNEGGFDVVIGNPPYITYSLGRGRTKHPKPEVEYICNTYQQSSEYKINSFAVFYERALQLSRPYALCAYIVPGTILINQALSKIRYHLVSNAKLLQIVSLKYKVFPSAEMGDCAILVVQNKKDNNYEIKLNEYTSEIWNKDYHLDKIKSVNILTTPEYRIYMNSFSYDILKIRMRKNMKTLEEIVKFYNGIKTGNNKKFISHTKMSSKHKPVIRGRDFERYSVVNPRVFVLFDSKLLWSNTNEAILGMKNKLIIRQTGDKLIATIDEFGIYCMDTVHMIYQSLYNLKFILGLLNSKFLNYYYLCMIPEFGKTFAEVKIANLKQLPIPMIRYSIASEKKLHDDLVALVDIMLDLNKKLQTARGSEKEQIQKQIEKTDREIDELVYKLYGITDEERKIIEGEK
- a CDS encoding nucleotide sugar dehydrogenase; this translates as MLKKLIVAKKAKVGIIGLGYVGLPLALELNNRGFTVIGVDIDKERVDKINKGISFIDDVPQGELSRFVKQKKLWATTDYKKLRGADIIIICVPTPVNVNKEPDLEPIINSSENISKILRKNQLVILKSTTFPETTEKIVLPILEKSGLKVGKDFYLAFCPERIDPGNKRFGVANTPTVVGGVTKKCTELATLFYKQFVNQVIPVSSARTAEMTKLLENTFRNVNIALVNEFAQLCERMGNINIWEVIEAAKTKPFGFMPFYPGPGVGGHCIPVDPYYLSYKAREYDFHTVFIELSARVNEEMPYFVVNKTIEELSKSGVCPAKARVLLLGMAFKKDISDLRDSPAIRVYQIIKDRVAKLEYNDPHVPYFELNGKKIRSVNLNYKKLEYYDAVVILTDHSIYDYERILKYSRLIIDTRNAIKKNYKKVKKLGCGSNCNF